A stretch of Gammaproteobacteria bacterium DNA encodes these proteins:
- a CDS encoding glycosyltransferase: MNAQTPPLLSVCIANYNGADCIGECIESVFSQHDAPPFELIVHDDASSDDSLAIIRKFPRVLLLESTINTGFCASNNRMVQVARGSLILLLNNDTALLAGALRALSDLLDRDQGVGIATLAQYSYETGELLDRGMQFDPLLNPIPVVDGQIRTLGMAMGSCLATRRTLWDAAGGFPGFFGSIAEDMYLCLYVRMLGLRVACAATSGYRHRVGTSFGGGKVIANRLQTNYQRRALSERNKTFNMYLFYPFPVLAAILPLHLACLLFEGSVLSLIGRSMDPLERIYAPAIIGLWRHIPRLRPLRRRILASSQLGVRKFLQPFRLVHWKLRLALRHGIPRIDA, from the coding sequence ATGAACGCACAGACGCCACCCCTGCTGAGCGTATGCATCGCCAACTACAACGGTGCGGATTGCATCGGGGAATGCATCGAGTCGGTTTTTTCCCAGCACGATGCCCCGCCTTTCGAACTGATCGTTCATGATGATGCCAGCAGCGATGACTCGCTTGCGATAATCAGGAAGTTCCCGCGGGTCCTGCTGCTCGAATCCACGATCAATACCGGATTTTGTGCCAGCAACAACCGCATGGTGCAGGTAGCACGCGGCTCGCTGATCCTGCTGCTCAACAACGACACGGCCCTGCTCGCCGGCGCACTGCGTGCACTGAGCGATCTGCTGGACCGGGATCAGGGGGTGGGAATCGCGACGCTCGCACAATACTCCTACGAAACCGGGGAGTTGCTCGACCGCGGCATGCAATTCGATCCGCTTCTCAACCCGATTCCGGTAGTCGACGGGCAGATCCGCACCCTTGGCATGGCAATGGGATCGTGTCTGGCAACACGCCGCACGCTTTGGGATGCGGCGGGAGGCTTTCCCGGATTCTTCGGATCGATTGCCGAAGACATGTACCTTTGCCTGTATGTGCGGATGCTTGGATTGCGCGTCGCATGCGCCGCGACCTCGGGGTATCGTCACCGTGTCGGCACATCGTTTGGCGGCGGGAAGGTCATTGCCAATCGCCTGCAGACGAACTACCAGCGGCGTGCGCTCAGCGAACGCAACAAGACCTTCAATATGTATCTCTTCTACCCCTTCCCGGTATTGGCGGCAATCCTGCCCCTGCATCTCGCATGCCTGCTGTTCGAGGGCAGCGTGTTGTCGCTGATCGGCAGGAGCATGGATCCGCTCGAGCGGATCTATGCTCCTGCCATCATCGGGCTGTGGCGCCACATTCCGCGACTGCGCCCGCTGCGTCGCCGCATCCTGGCATCCTCGCAACTCGGAGTCCGCAAATTTCTCCAGCCGTTTCGTCTTGTCCACTGGAAGCTGAGGCTTGCCTTGCGGCACGGCATTCCGCGTATAGATGCGTGA
- a CDS encoding lipopolysaccharide biosynthesis protein codes for MMLKVRAVTATLWGGAELLLRQGVQFVAVMVLARLLTPSDFGVVAMLSIVVGIAGVLWDGGFSAALIQRQQVSHVDESTVFWCNLGVGALLALTLCGAAPFIADFYRLPILEPLTRAMALVVLFGALGAIHSTLLTRQLDFHTQAKVSVLASILSAVVAIALAWHGFGVWSLAAQSVVFAVTATALLWWLHRWRPALRCSRESLYRLSGFGGYHLGSSLLEVIYSRLYTLILGRLYGAHVLGLYNNAEVTKQMPVGFIGGLLARVALPMFSAVAGDVEMLRRGVQLSIRGLMLLSAPVLLGIVALAEPLVLLMFGRQWLASVPILRILCIAGLLYPLHAINLHALMAQGHSRLMFRLELAKKTIGILLIALGSMYGVMGIAWSQVAFSLIAFGINTRFTGRFLDFGAWAQLREFTPPLLAAILMACCVYGVSLYWAPSPAQELAGLTAMGVLVFLALVRIARLKAFYDVLAFLREGILPQHAGTDSASASASWRGK; via the coding sequence TTGATGCTCAAGGTGCGCGCTGTCACGGCAACACTATGGGGAGGGGCAGAACTCCTGTTGCGTCAGGGCGTTCAGTTTGTCGCGGTCATGGTGCTCGCCAGGCTTCTGACACCCTCCGATTTCGGCGTGGTCGCGATGCTGTCCATTGTGGTTGGAATTGCCGGAGTCTTGTGGGACGGGGGGTTCTCCGCCGCGCTCATTCAGCGTCAGCAGGTCTCTCATGTGGATGAATCGACGGTGTTCTGGTGCAACCTGGGCGTTGGTGCGCTGCTCGCCCTGACCCTGTGCGGCGCTGCTCCGTTCATCGCGGATTTCTACCGCCTGCCGATTCTCGAACCACTGACAAGAGCCATGGCGCTTGTGGTACTTTTCGGTGCTCTGGGCGCAATTCACTCGACGCTTCTGACCAGGCAACTCGATTTCCACACGCAGGCGAAAGTGAGCGTGCTCGCCTCCATTCTGTCGGCGGTTGTTGCGATTGCCCTGGCCTGGCATGGTTTCGGCGTGTGGTCACTTGCGGCACAGTCAGTGGTGTTCGCGGTCACGGCCACGGCTCTGTTGTGGTGGCTGCATCGATGGCGTCCCGCGCTGAGGTGCAGTCGGGAATCCCTGTACAGGCTTTCCGGCTTTGGCGGCTATCATCTTGGTTCCAGTCTGCTCGAGGTGATCTATTCGCGCCTCTATACCTTGATATTGGGGCGACTGTACGGTGCTCATGTTCTTGGTCTGTACAACAATGCGGAAGTCACCAAGCAAATGCCCGTTGGTTTCATCGGAGGTTTGCTGGCGCGGGTAGCCCTTCCCATGTTCTCCGCGGTTGCCGGTGATGTGGAAATGCTGCGCAGGGGCGTTCAGTTGTCGATTCGCGGATTGATGCTGCTGAGTGCCCCGGTCCTGCTGGGTATCGTGGCGCTTGCCGAACCGTTGGTGCTGCTCATGTTCGGTCGACAGTGGCTGGCTTCGGTACCGATCCTTCGTATCTTGTGTATTGCCGGATTGTTGTATCCGCTTCATGCGATAAATTTGCATGCACTGATGGCACAGGGGCATTCTCGCCTGATGTTTCGCCTCGAGCTTGCCAAGAAGACGATCGGCATACTGCTGATAGCGCTGGGTTCAATGTACGGAGTGATGGGAATCGCCTGGAGTCAGGTTGCGTTTTCCCTGATTGCCTTTGGCATCAACACCCGCTTCACGGGTCGATTTCTCGATTTCGGCGCGTGGGCGCAACTGCGGGAATTCACGCCGCCGCTCCTTGCAGCCATCCTGATGGCCTGTTGTGTGTATGGTGTCAGCCTTTATTGGGCGCCGTCGCCCGCGCAGGAACTCGCCGGCTTGACCGCCATGGGAGTGCTGGTGTTCCTGGCGTTGGTACGGATTGCCCGCCTGAAGGCGTTTTACGATGTTCTTGCCTTCCTGCGCGAGGGCATCCTGCCGCAGCACGCGGGTACCGATTCCGCATCCGCATCCGCATCCTGGCGCGGCAAATGA
- a CDS encoding glycosyltransferase, with amino-acid sequence MSNPGFDNSNAESGDGPETAQIPLVSVVMLAYNHGDFIAQAIESVLAQEVPFSMELLIGEDCSSDRTREVAQDFQRLYPGIIRLITDSVNVGMHANHVRLLNACRGEYIAYCEGDDCWTDVHKLARQVGYLQLHPEAGAVHSNYLRLIHIGGAWRARVAFRSSGLLQHRDGQIYEAMLQANRMQTCTVICRRDLVEQFLRSGLADRGYLVEDWPLCLYLARASKIGFINEPLAAYRRTPGSMMNVGDSAHVRYCLDAIRMVEEFCDFFQEDPGIREVSLAAQYRVLLWLALRADDRHCFDRAWSWLEQNAPERLHPMRVRLMRVLRSSPSIRGLTLRLLAAIEHVKHRFEFRKFGARPVE; translated from the coding sequence ATGAGCAATCCGGGCTTTGACAATTCGAATGCTGAATCGGGTGATGGCCCGGAAACGGCGCAAATTCCCCTTGTAAGCGTTGTCATGCTTGCCTACAACCATGGCGATTTTATTGCCCAGGCGATCGAAAGCGTGCTGGCACAGGAAGTGCCGTTTTCCATGGAGTTATTGATTGGCGAGGACTGCTCTTCGGACCGCACGCGCGAAGTCGCGCAGGATTTTCAGCGCTTGTATCCCGGGATCATCCGACTGATTACCGACAGCGTGAACGTCGGCATGCACGCCAATCACGTGCGTCTGTTGAACGCCTGCCGCGGCGAGTACATTGCGTACTGCGAAGGGGATGATTGCTGGACCGATGTCCACAAATTGGCCAGGCAGGTCGGGTATCTGCAGTTGCATCCGGAGGCGGGCGCCGTGCACAGCAATTATTTGCGGCTGATTCATATCGGGGGAGCATGGCGAGCGCGAGTCGCATTCCGCAGTTCGGGCCTGTTGCAGCATCGGGACGGCCAGATCTATGAGGCCATGTTGCAGGCTAACCGGATGCAGACCTGTACGGTGATCTGCCGCCGCGATCTTGTTGAGCAATTCCTGCGTTCGGGTTTGGCCGACAGGGGGTATTTGGTTGAGGATTGGCCACTTTGTCTTTATCTGGCTCGCGCCTCGAAAATCGGATTCATCAACGAACCGCTTGCCGCTTATCGGCGAACCCCCGGCTCCATGATGAACGTGGGCGATTCAGCACATGTCAGGTATTGCCTTGACGCGATCAGGATGGTGGAGGAATTCTGCGATTTCTTCCAGGAAGACCCCGGGATCAGGGAGGTCTCGCTCGCAGCGCAATACCGGGTATTGCTTTGGTTGGCATTGCGGGCCGATGACCGGCATTGCTTCGATCGCGCCTGGTCCTGGCTGGAACAGAACGCCCCCGAGCGGCTTCACCCCATGCGCGTGCGATTGATGCGGGTGCTTCGCTCCAGCCCGTCGATTCGTGGATTGACGCTTCGTCTGCTTGCCGCGATAGAGCATGTGAAACATCGCTTCGAGTTCCGAAAATTCGGAGCGAGACCGGTGGAGTGA
- a CDS encoding glycosyltransferase family 2 protein, with product MDAGKVLGIVVTYNPVSEGLLPLLQSLESQVETLLIIDNTSSDDDRITCIVGDLESKHPDLRVLRVGHNIGIAAAQNIGLEVALEERFDYVLLSDQDSLPDTDMVSVLRTACLRMDAEGVSVGCICPMYFDRVTQQAFAFQVQRPGSVFYSSVFPDEASPCVEIITTISSGMLIPCAALRKVGSMRESFFIDHVDTEWCHRARAMGFRLFGTSSTRLLHRLGDASFRVWYFGWHSHSEYSPTRLYYRFRNFVLLCRLPHVPLRWRLRAAWYWTGNLYAHTLFAHARFANAKAIARGLRDGITKKAGRLDS from the coding sequence ATGGATGCGGGCAAGGTCCTGGGAATCGTGGTGACCTACAATCCCGTGAGTGAGGGACTGTTGCCGTTGTTGCAATCGCTGGAGTCCCAGGTCGAGACGCTCCTGATCATCGACAATACCTCATCCGATGACGACCGCATTACCTGCATCGTCGGAGATCTGGAATCGAAGCACCCGGATCTGCGCGTGCTCAGGGTGGGGCACAATATCGGAATTGCCGCCGCCCAGAATATCGGGCTGGAGGTCGCCCTGGAGGAGCGCTTCGACTATGTGCTTCTCAGCGACCAGGACAGCCTACCGGATACCGATATGGTCAGCGTCCTGCGCACCGCCTGTTTACGTATGGATGCAGAAGGCGTATCCGTTGGTTGCATTTGCCCGATGTACTTCGACAGGGTCACGCAGCAGGCGTTTGCGTTCCAGGTACAGCGGCCAGGTAGCGTGTTCTACAGCAGCGTCTTTCCCGACGAAGCTTCGCCCTGTGTCGAAATCATTACCACCATCAGTTCCGGAATGCTCATCCCGTGCGCTGCGTTGCGCAAGGTCGGCTCGATGCGCGAGAGCTTCTTCATCGACCATGTCGACACCGAATGGTGTCATCGCGCACGCGCCATGGGATTCAGATTGTTTGGCACCTCCTCGACACGGCTGCTTCACCGGCTCGGAGACGCGTCATTTCGTGTCTGGTATTTCGGTTGGCACTCACATAGCGAGTATTCGCCGACGCGCCTTTACTACCGCTTCCGGAATTTCGTATTGCTGTGCCGTTTGCCCCACGTGCCGTTGCGCTGGCGGCTCCGTGCCGCCTGGTACTGGACGGGAAACCTTTATGCTCACACGCTGTTCGCGCACGCCAGGTTTGCCAATGCCAAGGCGATCGCCCGTGGCCTGCGCGACGGAATCACCAAAAAAGCCGGCCGGCTGGATTCGTGA
- a CDS encoding methyltransferase domain-containing protein produces the protein MSLTRDIRRLVARLPVPARHRCVICGHRLGRFLPYRGGLHGSPPLMRALGIIGSDLDNFECPRCGAHDRERHLVLYLEASGLLARLPGMRILHFAPERHLAVLIAALAPVEYRKCDLYPCAKDVEQMNIEHLPFPDHSFDMVIANHVLEHVADDRRALAEIRRVLQVGGVAVLQTPYSAVLHRTWSDPGITQENARLQAYGQEDHVRLYGRDIFERITSCGFESGVRAHHELLAHTDAGELGLNPEEPFFLFQRLR, from the coding sequence ATGAGCTTGACAAGGGATATCCGGCGCCTCGTTGCGCGCCTTCCGGTTCCGGCTCGGCATCGTTGCGTGATCTGCGGGCATCGTCTCGGTCGATTCCTTCCTTACCGGGGTGGGCTGCATGGATCGCCACCGCTCATGCGCGCATTGGGCATCATCGGCAGCGATCTCGACAACTTCGAGTGCCCGCGATGTGGCGCCCATGACCGCGAGAGGCACCTGGTGTTGTATCTGGAAGCCTCCGGCCTGCTTGCACGCCTGCCCGGCATGCGGATCCTGCATTTCGCACCGGAACGCCATCTGGCGGTATTGATCGCAGCGCTCGCCCCGGTTGAATACCGCAAGTGCGACCTTTATCCGTGCGCGAAGGACGTAGAGCAGATGAATATCGAGCACCTTCCATTTCCCGATCATTCTTTCGACATGGTGATTGCCAACCACGTGCTGGAGCACGTAGCGGACGATCGGCGCGCGCTTGCGGAAATCCGCCGTGTACTCCAGGTAGGTGGAGTGGCGGTTTTGCAGACTCCCTACAGCGCGGTACTGCATCGTACCTGGAGTGATCCAGGCATCACGCAGGAGAATGCGCGCCTGCAGGCTTACGGACAGGAAGATCATGTTCGGCTTTACGGGCGGGACATCTTCGAGCGCATCACGTCCTGCGGATTCGAATCGGGTGTCCGCGCGCACCATGAGTTGCTGGCGCACACGGATGCCGGCGAGTTAGGTCTCAATCCCGAGGAGCCGTTTTTCCTGTTTCAGCGCTTGCGCTAG